One Alicyclobacillus acidoterrestris DNA window includes the following coding sequences:
- a CDS encoding Dabb family protein, which yields MVEHVVLFKFGPHTTDEQMQECIEKAATLQDEIPGIVDFVAGRDFSGRNQGFQVGLTVRFKDREALDHYIPHPKHQEFVQYTLDIGRQDIIVLDFEI from the coding sequence GTGGTCGAACACGTCGTGCTATTCAAATTTGGTCCCCATACCACAGACGAGCAAATGCAGGAATGCATTGAAAAAGCAGCCACACTTCAAGATGAAATACCGGGAATTGTTGACTTTGTGGCTGGACGGGACTTCTCAGGAAGAAATCAAGGATTTCAGGTGGGTTTAACCGTTCGCTTCAAAGACCGTGAGGCACTTGACCACTACATACCTCACCCAAAACACCAAGAATTTGTTCAATACACCTTAGATATTGGCCGCCAGGACATTATTGTGCTCGATTTCGAAATCTGA
- a CDS encoding HD domain-containing protein produces MKTRADALQLLKQYTKSESLLRHAYAVEAACRAYAEKFGEDVEKWGIAGLLHDFDYEMYPSKEEHTIVGSRILAEQGYPEDVIYAIRAHADYNHLQRDTPLSKVVFACDEISGFVMAVAMVRPTKNLAEVEVRSVKKKLKDKAFARGVNRDDVYLGAEELGVSLDDHIATVIGALAAIAPELGLDGASA; encoded by the coding sequence ATGAAGACGCGTGCAGACGCCTTACAGTTGTTGAAACAGTATACGAAATCTGAGTCCTTGCTACGGCACGCGTATGCGGTGGAAGCGGCTTGTCGCGCTTATGCCGAAAAGTTTGGGGAGGATGTAGAAAAGTGGGGCATAGCCGGGCTATTGCACGACTTCGACTACGAAATGTACCCTTCAAAAGAAGAGCACACGATTGTCGGATCCCGCATTTTAGCTGAACAAGGTTATCCGGAAGACGTCATCTACGCCATCCGCGCACACGCCGATTACAATCATCTGCAACGCGACACGCCGTTGAGCAAAGTCGTATTCGCTTGCGATGAAATATCTGGTTTCGTGATGGCTGTTGCAATGGTTCGACCGACAAAGAACCTCGCAGAAGTAGAAGTGCGAAGTGTGAAGAAGAAATTAAAGGATAAGGCGTTTGCCCGTGGCGTGAACCGGGATGACGTATACTTGGGGGCCGAGGAACTGGGCGTAAGCCTCGATGATCACATCGCGACGGTGATTGGTGCCCTAGCGGCGATTGCACCGGAACTCGGTCTTGACGGCGCAAGTGCCTAA
- a CDS encoding WD40 repeat domain-containing protein, which produces MPNHRLQVSISAMSVLTIGALLSGCGSQPSAQTDSPPPATVPKGTLTAVANDSAYAYLKGKWVDLPPSSETSAPTDPFQTLDFSGDGTPTAATVGSDGNMFDGSQAALWEYNKGWQAVSINGDGTITVHAWSPQNILYAAPDDGQTNGIWRQSGGHWQLVNGSANLGYIQSIQWSPEGTLTVVSEASDGSTTVWQYVNNQWKNLNSAHVPFAADTIQVSWSPDGVLTVATNHHGVWQYRNGTWTQPGGKSPIDTVSQVGWSPEGELVVSGAGGQSTGLWGLENGTWSALGNAQVASPSHGIRQFGWSPSGVLTVSDAATDHIYQLKSGHWVSIWNKTSASDRNASPPAFQWSPSGVLTCDGGDLGGIWQYQGGTWSQIGGDKSPFHDITSVIYGWSK; this is translated from the coding sequence ATGCCGAATCATAGATTACAGGTATCCATTAGCGCCATGTCCGTGTTGACAATTGGCGCACTCTTGAGCGGGTGTGGCAGTCAACCATCCGCCCAAACAGATTCCCCACCGCCCGCTACCGTGCCCAAAGGGACGTTGACGGCCGTGGCGAACGACAGCGCGTACGCCTACCTCAAAGGAAAGTGGGTCGACTTGCCGCCTAGCTCTGAAACCAGCGCGCCGACCGATCCATTTCAAACGCTCGATTTCTCAGGTGACGGAACGCCGACAGCCGCGACGGTCGGCAGCGACGGGAATATGTTCGACGGAAGTCAAGCGGCCCTTTGGGAATATAACAAGGGTTGGCAGGCCGTATCCATCAACGGTGACGGGACGATCACGGTACACGCGTGGTCACCTCAAAACATCCTGTACGCCGCGCCCGACGACGGTCAAACAAACGGGATTTGGCGACAATCTGGAGGGCACTGGCAACTTGTGAATGGCAGTGCAAACTTAGGTTACATCCAATCCATACAATGGTCGCCAGAAGGCACCCTTACGGTTGTGTCTGAAGCCTCGGACGGATCGACAACCGTTTGGCAGTATGTTAATAATCAATGGAAAAACTTGAACTCTGCGCACGTTCCATTTGCTGCGGACACAATCCAGGTATCCTGGTCTCCCGATGGCGTTCTTACGGTAGCTACAAACCATCATGGCGTCTGGCAATACCGTAACGGAACATGGACCCAACCAGGCGGCAAGAGTCCAATTGACACAGTCTCACAAGTTGGTTGGTCTCCGGAAGGAGAATTAGTGGTCTCGGGTGCAGGTGGACAATCCACCGGTTTGTGGGGCTTGGAGAATGGTACATGGTCTGCACTGGGCAATGCACAAGTGGCATCCCCATCACACGGTATCCGACAATTTGGATGGTCTCCCTCCGGCGTCCTCACCGTCAGTGATGCTGCGACAGACCACATCTACCAATTGAAGTCTGGGCATTGGGTGAGCATTTGGAACAAAACCTCTGCATCCGATCGCAACGCGAGTCCCCCAGCGTTTCAATGGTCGCCTTCAGGCGTGTTGACTTGCGATGGTGGAGATTTAGGCGGCATTTGGCAATACCAGGGCGGTACGTGGTCACAAATTGGCGGGGACAAGTCACCATTCCATGATATTACATCGGTGATTTACGGATG